The following proteins come from a genomic window of Musa acuminata AAA Group cultivar baxijiao chromosome BXJ1-7, Cavendish_Baxijiao_AAA, whole genome shotgun sequence:
- the LOC135679043 gene encoding protein LYK5-like, producing the protein MCKSQSATKASQPISRHRSKSSSASTAPSSSAAAASSSSSSGTRTDPGSRARRQPPTSIPSGSSLSSKPYTSSSSSALSLASLRSSLPEAPALYSFPELCAATNNFLAKRLPGASSSAWRCTLRGRDAVVIQRPLRHRLRSGHPEVALRARLAALGRSHHSSLARLLGASLADDHVYLVYEFVPGASLADCLRNPRNPRFTPLATWASRVQIAADVAHGLEYIHQHSSAAAGVHNRVKSSAVIVTEPDFHAKICHFGAADLAGEVPDPDPAAEDAEITPVLSPSSTRKGSSERQRKIEGTTGYMAPEVLAHGAVSRRSDVFAFGVMLLEMVSGEEPLKYRYDKERKAFDVFSLIETAREAIGVASEVDEEEERRGRVRRWVDRRLRDSFPVEAAEKLIRVALRCVETEAAARPDMTWVAGKISKAYLESKVWAEKVRIPTDFSVSMAPR; encoded by the coding sequence ATGTGCAAGTCCCAATCCGCCACCAAGGCCTCACAGCCCATTTCACGGCACAGATCCAAATCCTCCTCCGCCTCAACTGCCCCCTCTtcgtccgccgccgccgcctcctcctcctcctccagtggTACCCGCACCGACCCCGGTAGCCGCGCCCGCCGCCAGCCCCCTACCTCTATCCCCTCCGGCTCGTCGTTGTCATCCAAGCCCTATacgtcctcctcttcctccgcccTTAGCCTTGCCTCTCTCCGCTCCTCCCTCCCGGAGGCCCCCGCCCTCTACTCCTTCCCGGAGCTCTGCGCCGCCACCAATAACTTCCTCGCCAAGCGCCTCCCCGGCGCCTCGTCCTCCGCCTGGCGCTGCACCCTCCGCGGCCGGGACGCCGTCGTCATCCAGCGTCCCCTCCGCCACCGCCTTAGAAGCGGCCACCCTGAGGTTGCCCTCCGCGCCCGTCTCGCTGCCCTCGGCAGGTCCCACCACAGCAGCCTCGCTCGCCTCCTCGGCGCCTCCCTCGCCGATGACCACGTCTATCTCGTCTACGAATTCGTTCCCGGCGCCAGCCTCGCCGACTGCCTCCGCAACCCGCGAAATCCCCGCTTCACTCCGCTCGCAACCTGGGCTTCCCGCGTCCAGATCGCTGCCGACGTTGCCCACGGCCTCGAGTACATCCACCAGcattcctccgccgccgccggcgtCCACAACCGGGTTAAAAGCTCCGCCGTCATCGTCACGGAGCCCGACTTCCACGCCAAGATCTGCCACTTCGGCGCTGCGGATCTCGCCGGTGAGgtccccgatcccgatcccgccgCCGAGGACGCAGAGATCACCCCGGTCCTATCGCCGTCGTCTACGAGAAAGGGATCCAGCGAGCGTCAGAGAAAGATTGAGGGGACAACGGGGTACATGGCGCCGGAGGTGCTCGCCCACGGGGCCGTGTCGAGGCGGTCCGACGTGTTCGCCTTCGGGGTGATGCTCCTAGAGATGGTCTCCGGCGAGGAGCCGCTCAAGTACCGGTACGACAAGGAGCGTAAGGCCTTCGACGTGTTCTCACTCATCGAAACGGCGCGGGAGGCGATCGGGGTGGCGTCGGAggtggacgaggaggaggagcggcGGGGGAGAGTGAGGCGATGGGTGGACAGGCGGCTGCGGGACTCGTTCCCGGTGGAGGCTGCGGAGAAGCTGATCCGGGTGGCACTGCGTTGCGTGGAGACGGAGGCGGCGGCGCGGCCTGACATGACGTGGGTCGCCGGGAAGATCTCCAAGGCGTACCTGGAATCGAAGGTGTGGGCGGAGAAGGTTAGGATTCCGACCGACTTCTCGGTGTCGATGGCTCCGCGGTGA